From the genome of Pelosinus fermentans DSM 17108:
TTTCGTATCATGAAGGCTGCAGAAAGCTATTTTGATGCGGTCACCTGTTTATCTGGTCCTCTCTCATGTTACAGAAAAGATTTGCTTCTTAAATATATGGATGATTGGCTAAATCAACGATTTTTTGGGGAGAAAGCTACATTCGGCGATGACCGAAGCATGACAAATCTTATACTAAGAGAAAATCGTACGGGTTATCAGGATTCTGCGATATGTAATACCATTGTACCTAATACCTATAAGGTTTTTTTGAAACAACAGATGCGCTGGAAACGCTCATGGCTTCGAGAATCCCTAATTGCAGCCGGATTTATGTGGAAAAAGGAACCATTTATGGCCTTATCTTTTTATATGGGCGTACTTGTACCCCTCTTGGCACCGATTATTGTAATTTATAATTTAATTTACATTCCAATTACACATCGCGTGTTTCCTTTAACCTTTATGATCGGTATTCTTTTAATGGCTTTGCTCATGAGTATGGCTCAATTGTTTCTAAGAAGAAGCTCAACATGGATTTACGGATTGTGGTTTTGCTTATATTATGAGGCCGTACTTTTGTGGCAAATGCCTATTGCTTGGGTTACCTTCTGGAAGACGACATGGGGAACTCGCATGACTCCAGCGGATCTTGCAGAGCTGTTAAAGAAGAATCGCAAAAAGCAAGAAAGGGCATAAGATGATGACAATAGCAAATGAAAAATTTACTGCCCAAAAAGATAGAAGAAAAAAAATACGTGTAGTGATGCAGATTATAATCCTCCTTACACTGCTTGCTATTTGCATCACCGCATTATTTACGTTAAAAGCGTATCATCCGTATACATCGCAAAATACAAACGTTTCCGGAGATAAGGGCTTTGTTGCCCTTGCCTATTTCGGTGTAGAGCGAAACGGTAATCAAAATCTAATCGGGGCGGGACGTTTATATGGACATTTGCAGGCATTAAAAGATTTGGGTTATGTAACGGTCACACAAGAGGATGTTTTAAACTACTACCAAACAGGTAGAAATCTGCCGGAAAAATCTCTCTTTTTGATTTTTGAAGATGGCAGAAGAGATACAGCTATTTTTTCACAAAAAGTTTTAGAAGATTTGAATTTTAAAGCAACCATGCTGACATATCCGGAAAAATTTAAAGGAAAAGATACGAAATTTTTAATGCCGAATGAGCTGAAAGAACTTGAGAAATCAACTTTTTGGGAAATGGGTACCAATGGATACCGACTGGCATTCATTAACGTATTTGACAGATACGATAATTACCTTGGAGAATTAGATCCATTGAAACACGCTCGCGTTGCGCCTTATTTGGGACGTAAATATAATCACTATTTGATGGATTATATTCGTGATGAATATGGTATTCCGAAAGAAAGTTATAACAGGATGAAAGAGCGGATCTCTTATGATTATGAAGCTGTAAGAGATAGTTATACAAAGTACATTGGGTACGTACCTGGAATGTACATCTTGATGCACTCCAATACAGGAAGCTTTGGCAATAATGATAAAGTAAGTGCTGTGAATGAATCTTGGATTAAAACATTATTTAAAATGAACTTTAATAGGGAAGGTTTTTCCTTTAATCAGAGAAACAGCAGCCTTTATGACTTAACCAGGATGCAGCCCCAGGCCTATTGGTACACCAATCATTTGTTGATGCGTATCAAATATGATATCAATCAAGACTTGGAATTTGTCAAAGGCGATTTGAACAAACAAAAAGCATGGGAAACCCTTAAAGGGGCTTTGGAAATTCAAGAGGAGACGATGATCCTAACCTCTTTGCCAAAAGACAAAGGTTTATTGCGCTTAAAAGATAGTAACGAATTTAAAGACCTCAAGCTTTCTGTAAGAATGAAGGGAAACAAACTTGGTCTGCAAAAGATATACCTCAGGGCAGATGAAAATTTAAACAGATCCTTGTCTGTATATATTCTCAATAATGTTCTATATGTTACGGAAAAAAACGACGGTGCCGAAAGGGAACTGTTTAAATTAAGCTTAGATAAGCATGATGGTAAAGAAAGGTTATCCATTCCTGAAGATAAAAAAGCGGCTGAAATGCGAGAACTGGAAACCTTCGTAAAATATGCCGATTCCGCTGAAACAGCAAAGATCTATGCAGAACGATTGAGAGATAAGAATATGGAGAATGCTCCTGCCGTGACAGAAGGTGCCGAGGAATATATACCGGACCTTAGTGTTAATGCAAAAGGTGACCGTGTGCTGTCACTATCTCTCAAGAAAAATCGGATCAGCATTATGATGGATGGAAAAGATGCTGCTATTGATTTACCAGTATCTGAACCAAAGGCAGGCTCTGTTTATCTGGAAACAGCATGGGGCGGTTATGGCTGGAGTCAAAGAAATTTGGCCGATGATGTGTATGATGGTGTGTTTGAAAAGCTTATGATCACGGAAAATACGGGAGCAGAAACCGAAAAAATTTTATTTGATAGTCGACTGCAAGGATTTGATGCTTTCAAATTTAAAGTAGGGCAGCTGTGGGAAGCCCTTATAAATTGGTTTATTATAAAATTGTAATCAATAGGAGGAAGTGAATGCATGAGCAGCATAGGTTATAAAATTATCAAAACAGTTATTTTTGCATCGGTTTTTATTATCTTGATTGGCTGCAATTATGATAATCAATCTGCTGTTAATGCAGTCGCAAAAGAACCAACAAAAATATCAGCATGGTTAGCCTATTGGGACTTAGGTGCCGGGGAAAAAGATTTAGAAAGAGTTGGAAAGAAAATAGAGAAACTTTCTTATTTTGGCGCATATTTCGATAGTAATGATCGCCTTTTCATACCCAAAGAGCTCAGTAATAAAAAAATCGAATTGCAAAAGAAAAAGGGAAAATATGAAACCTACCTTACTTTTGTCAATGATAAGCAGAATTCTGATGGATCGGCTGTGATGAAAGATACAGAAGTCCTTCGCAGGTTATTTTCCGATGATGCGTCTATGGAGAAACATATTGATGAAATCATTACATTGACATTGCAGGGTGGATATGATGGTATTGAAATCGATTATGAAAGAATATGGAAGGACGAAACCATTGGACAGACTTTTTTGCAATTTGCGGATAGATTGTATGCAAAAACCCTGAAAAATAATTTAAAACTAAGGATTGTACTGGAACCGAGTACACCCTTTTCTGCTATTGATTTTGTCAAGGGTCCGGAATATGTCGTTATGCTCTATAACCTTTTTGGATTGCATAGTACACCCGGTCCTAAAGCCAATAAGGAGTTTATTCAAAAAACAATAACACAAATGGAAGCTTTGTCGGGTGAGAAATCGGTAGCATTTTCAACTGGCGGATGTCTATGGGGCGATAACGGTGAAAAAAGATTCCTGACAGAAGTGGAAGCAAAGACCCTGGCTGCTATATATGATAGTGAAACCCGAAGAGATGAAGAAAGCCAATGCGTAGTTTTTGATTATAAAAGTGAAGGCGTATCGTATCAAGTCTGGTATGCGGATGTGAAAACGTTAAATTACTGGATGAGGATTGCGAAAGAGCAGGGGGCTAATCATATCAGTCTGTGGCGTCTAGGTGAGAATGTGGATATCGACAAAATAAGATAAGAAGTTTCAAAAAAAGAGCCCCTCAAATAGGAGGGCACTGAAAAAGTCTCTTTGAAGCCAAAAAGGTATAGTCCTTCAAGAAAACAGAGGAGACTGTACCTTTTTTGCTGTATAATGAAGGTATTAAAGGGAGCAGGTGAGTCAAATGATTCAACAACAACAATCTATGGTTTTAAGTCCCTATATAGAGCTCTATAACTTGATTATTTCCAAAGATAATATATTGCGGCAAATCAACGAACTTGTAGATTTCTCTTTTGTGTATGAGGAATTGAAAGAGCACTATTGTCTGGATAACGGCAGAAATGCGATTGACCCGATCCGGATGCGGGCATGTATGTATGCAAGGCCGGTCACATGGCAATCTGTAAAGCGCGGCAAGGGAAAAAAAGCGTTGGGAGAAACCAAGCTGATACGTACTATTTCGATATTGAGCTTTGCAAACGATGCCCGTTGAAAGAAGGGTGCTACAAAGAGGGAGCCAAAAGCAAAACTTACTCGGTGAGTATCAAATCTGGTGAGCACACCGGACAAATGGCGTTCCAGGAAAGCGAGTACTTCAAGGAAAAGGCGAAGGAGCGCTACAAAATTGAAGCAAAGAACAGTGAGCTCAAACACAGACACGGGTATGACACAGCGTCATCTTCGGGTCTTGTTGGCATGGAGTTACAAGGGGCAATGGCGATCTTTACTGTGAATATAAAGAGAATATTGAAACTGATAAAGTAAGAGACAAGTTATAAAGGTTTTCTCAGATAGTACAAGACGACCCTTATCCCTAAATTGGGACAAGGGTCGTCTTGTGTTTCGTACTCTTTTGCTTTTCCCTCATCAAAACCACAAGTTTTTCAGTGGCCTCTCAAATAGAGGGGCTCTTTTTTTGCTTTTAATGGAAAGTGCTAGATGACTATGTAGTAGAATCATTGCTAAAGTAAGGAGCAAAGACAATTAGCAGCATGATGATGAGTCATCTTCACAAAAGCCAAATAATAGGATAATGATAATGATAATAATCACGGACCAGTTGTTACCTCCGCGTCCACCACATCCAAAACCCATAACAAGACCTCCTTTTAGAGCGAGTTACTATCTATATTGCTATAGTATGATATAGATAATAATTTTGTAGATTGTCTTTTTAGAATAAGTTATTAAGAATTGAATAATTTTTCGAAATACTCTTTGTTATAGAGGACGCTGGGATGATTAGGGACATAGGATTCGGCATTTTTATTATGTTCTAAAGCGGTCTCGTTTTCACCAAGTTTGGAATAGCAAACACATAGCTGGAGATGAGGCAGCCAAGTTGAGCAAGCGTAGTTCTTAAGAGAGGAATGATTACTTGAATCTTTTAAGTCAAGTGCTAGCTTATACCAGAATATAGCAAGAGAATATTTTTGGGAGTTGAGAAAATGATAGCCAAGACGACAGCAAAAGTCTGGTCGAGGTGTATCATATTCAAAAGATTGATATATATATTTTAACTTCTGTTGTTCATC
Proteins encoded in this window:
- a CDS encoding glycosyl hydrolase family 18 protein, with the translated sequence MSSIGYKIIKTVIFASVFIILIGCNYDNQSAVNAVAKEPTKISAWLAYWDLGAGEKDLERVGKKIEKLSYFGAYFDSNDRLFIPKELSNKKIELQKKKGKYETYLTFVNDKQNSDGSAVMKDTEVLRRLFSDDASMEKHIDEIITLTLQGGYDGIEIDYERIWKDETIGQTFLQFADRLYAKTLKNNLKLRIVLEPSTPFSAIDFVKGPEYVVMLYNLFGLHSTPGPKANKEFIQKTITQMEALSGEKSVAFSTGGCLWGDNGEKRFLTEVEAKTLAAIYDSETRRDEESQCVVFDYKSEGVSYQVWYADVKTLNYWMRIAKEQGANHISLWRLGENVDIDKIR